The following proteins are encoded in a genomic region of Sulfurospirillum arsenophilum NBRC 109478:
- a CDS encoding ribosome maturation factor → MIDQEKIVKIVESCGVSLYDTEVANEFDKKIFRLYITSKEGISLDKCAEISRILSPIFDLEPPLDGEYLFEVSSPGIERKLTKPEHYSASLGEKVKVKLNTKEKFIGILEAFTGNVASVRVENELKQISLDEIESARTYFEW, encoded by the coding sequence ATGATTGATCAAGAAAAAATTGTAAAAATTGTAGAAAGCTGTGGTGTCTCTTTATACGATACCGAAGTAGCAAACGAATTTGATAAAAAGATCTTTCGCCTTTACATTACATCAAAAGAGGGCATTAGTCTTGATAAATGTGCAGAAATCAGTCGTATTTTATCGCCTATTTTTGATTTAGAACCACCACTGGATGGTGAATATCTCTTTGAAGTGAGCTCTCCTGGAATTGAGCGAAAACTTACAAAGCCAGAACATTATAGTGCTTCTCTTGGCGAAAAAGTCAAAGTAAAATTAAATACTAAAGAGAAATTTATTGGTATTCTCGAAGCCTTTACTGGTAACGTAGCTTCTGTGCGCGTTGAAAATGAACTCAAACAGATTTCACTGGATGAGATTGAAAGTGCTCGAACTTATTTTGAATGGTAA
- the ribD gene encoding bifunctional diaminohydroxyphosphoribosylaminopyrimidine deaminase/5-amino-6-(5-phosphoribosylamino)uracil reductase RibD, translating into MQKALDAAWAHQVLTFPNPAVGAVVSNDQGNILGVGAHRKAGTAHAEVLALKAAYETLTEDTRIRNIEDATALHTFLKEHHNHIFHNLTLHVTLEPCHHFGKTPPCSSLIDALGLKRVVIGSFDESSQAKGGGAFLRERGVEVAFGCLKEACDLLLTPFTCKEKKRPFVFFKLAVSSNGVATGGIITSSDSRAMVHRLRDRCDLLVIGGNTVRIDRPILDARLCNGKAPDVLIFSKQNDFDRTIPLFGIVDRNVFIEETMQKVNEYSMVMVEGGQGLLDALSSEIEWYLIFESPHEKEGKAIILPAGLQKIFSQKVGEDTMSWYYKHVR; encoded by the coding sequence ATGCAAAAAGCACTTGATGCCGCTTGGGCGCATCAAGTGTTAACCTTTCCAAATCCTGCTGTAGGTGCGGTAGTCAGCAATGATCAAGGCAATATTTTAGGTGTTGGCGCACACCGAAAAGCAGGAACTGCTCATGCTGAAGTCCTTGCACTTAAAGCTGCATATGAAACACTCACTGAAGATACACGCATCCGTAACATTGAAGATGCAACCGCGTTACACACTTTTTTAAAAGAACATCACAATCATATTTTTCATAATCTCACGTTACATGTAACACTCGAGCCATGTCACCACTTTGGTAAAACGCCTCCTTGCTCATCACTCATTGATGCTTTAGGATTGAAGCGCGTGGTGATTGGCTCTTTCGATGAGAGTTCGCAAGCCAAAGGTGGTGGAGCTTTTTTGCGAGAAAGAGGTGTTGAGGTTGCATTTGGATGTCTGAAAGAGGCGTGTGATTTGCTGTTGACTCCTTTTACATGTAAAGAAAAAAAGCGACCTTTTGTCTTTTTCAAACTGGCAGTAAGTAGCAATGGTGTGGCAACGGGAGGGATTATAACTTCTTCGGATTCCCGTGCAATGGTACATCGTCTTCGCGATCGTTGTGATCTTTTGGTCATTGGTGGCAATACCGTACGAATAGATCGCCCCATTCTTGATGCACGATTGTGTAATGGCAAAGCCCCTGATGTGTTGATTTTTTCCAAACAAAATGATTTTGACCGAACAATTCCTCTTTTTGGGATTGTAGATCGTAACGTTTTTATTGAAGAGACAATGCAAAAAGTAAATGAGTATTCTATGGTGATGGTTGAAGGCGGACAAGGACTTCTTGATGCACTCTCAAGCGAGATTGAATGGTATTTGATTTTTGAATCGCCTCATGAAAAAGAGGGTAAAGCGATTATTTTACCAGCAGGACTGCAAAAGATTTTTTCTCAAAAAGTGGGTGAAGATACCATGAGCTGGTATTATAAACATGTTCGGTGA
- the rbfA gene encoding 30S ribosome-binding factor RbfA yields the protein MINKSIKIQRTQSVLRELIPEALSTLEDEMLRGVCVIDVECSRGKYDAIVYLDGSVYDEAEKRYILSHLDRVQRHIQTHCMQAEGWFRCPRFTFHFDDSLERQNKMDALFAKVQEELEKGKKSDD from the coding sequence ATGATAAATAAAAGTATTAAGATTCAAAGAACACAGAGCGTTTTGAGGGAATTGATCCCTGAAGCACTTTCAACTTTAGAGGATGAAATGCTACGTGGTGTTTGTGTTATCGACGTTGAATGTAGCCGTGGAAAATATGATGCGATTGTTTATTTGGATGGTTCGGTTTATGATGAGGCTGAAAAGCGTTATATTCTCTCACACTTAGACCGAGTACAGCGTCACATTCAAACGCATTGTATGCAAGCAGAAGGTTGGTTTCGCTGTCCACGTTTCACGTTTCATTTCGATGATAGCCTAGAGCGTCAAAATAAAATGGATGCTCTGTTTGCAAAAGTCCAAGAAGAGCTCGAAAAAGGTAAAAAAAGCGATGATTGA